The Mycolicibacterium aurum genome segment CTAGGATGGACGCACACCGTGGGTTCAGGTCGATGCCCGGCAAGCACGTCCTGCGGAGAACACATGACTTTCCACCGCGTTGCTCTTCATTCGGAGGGCTCGGGAGTCCAGACCGACGATCCTGAACTCCTCCAGAAATACCTTGACCACACCTACTCCGCCCACTTCGCGGTCGAAGCCCCCGCGTCGCACGGGGCATGCTCGTGGGAGCACTCGCGCACAGATGCCGGCGGCTACGCGATCGAGGAGATGCGACACAGCGGCGAGGTGCTCCTCCGGTCCGACCACGTGCCGTCGGTGGTCGCGCTGAGAACCGTCACGGGCCGGGTCGAATGCGAGTACGGCGGGATCTCCGGGGTGGCGGGACCCGGGGAATGGGTGCTTGCGTCCACCGGCGCCGACGGAGTGCGCATCCGCCTTCTCGATGCCGTGGTGCGCTCCATCGTGCTGGACCGTTCGCTGGTGGCCGAGGCGGCGGCTGACCGCGCCACAACGTCGGTCCCGGTCATCCGGTTCACGGGCCGCATGCCGATCGATGCCGCCATGGCCGACACGCTCGATGCCACCGAACGATTCCTGCACCGGCTGCTGACCACAGCGCCGATGTCACAAGCCGCTCTGGTCCTGGGTGCAGCAGGCCGGATGGTCGCGAGTGCGGTGCTGGCGACCTTCCCGAACGATCTGCCGGCCGCGGCCGTCGATCCGCGAGATGAGCATCCGGCCCTGCTCCTGCAGGCGATGGACTTCATCGAGCGCAATGCGGCGCACGACATCGGCGTCGGCGACGTCGCCGCCGCCGTCTACCTCACGCCGCGCACCGTGCAGTACATGTTCCGCAACCATCTCGGCACCACGCCG includes the following:
- a CDS encoding helix-turn-helix transcriptional regulator, with product MTFHRVALHSEGSGVQTDDPELLQKYLDHTYSAHFAVEAPASHGACSWEHSRTDAGGYAIEEMRHSGEVLLRSDHVPSVVALRTVTGRVECEYGGISGVAGPGEWVLASTGADGVRIRLLDAVVRSIVLDRSLVAEAAADRATTSVPVIRFTGRMPIDAAMADTLDATERFLHRLLTTAPMSQAALVLGAAGRMVASAVLATFPNDLPAAAVDPRDEHPALLLQAMDFIERNAAHDIGVGDVAAAVYLTPRTVQYMFRNHLGTTPTTYLREVRLAHAREELLAGDRRMTTVAAVAARWKFAHTGRFAVLYRDTYGESPHETLRR